The genomic stretch agaaactgagcctgttcctgcagaaatctgggacaccctgggacaaccaagtggaaaatttgattatatggtgaaatacactgcacctgaaagttacaaaattgcgattgaggatatccaaccaactggatggggagattcctttgaatataatagtcaaccagaagaggtttatcagccctgtcaattttctcagcagcctgaaattactgaagatttcggattcaatgcatctaccaaggtttataatcctgaagatggttattatcacataaatgccatttttgaagatgaaggggaagatgatcccgcaactgactcggaaagtgtcgctgacaatgagtctcttcatcctgaagactgggaaatacatcctgaaaattctgaagattgtgactcgtcttatgctcttcaagaagtagaagaagaccgtttcaactctacaaagaacaaggttgacaaaccaggaccttcaaatcctgctcgaccagcggtcaatgtcaatactgaagataattctgaggagaattttcctgaatacataatacacagaggagttcgttgctactggaaagctgtcgacgttccgaatgttgttcgccgctcaaagtaatcacctcgctgttattttgacctcctgccttgcccaaagcagagagatgttttatagggctttgcttttaaatgttccgcccaaataactttgtgtatagggctttgttttaaaagtttccctctttgtcctgcccaagacaaatgagtttgtgtttagggctttgtttcaaaaatgaatcataaataaagtgtcattttgaattccctacattatatgttttatttttgctttttctggaaatggtaatcctaaaaaaccaaaataaataaaaaaaaactttttcaaaaaaaatctgcatacactcttgcattcataaattttctgaaataaatataaatcacatgtgcagatttactattgataaacccattgaatgcaataaccctatgccctctcccaactttgagtttcctgtgttcgaagccgaagaagaggaagaagaggagatcccggacgagatctctcgattacttaagcacgaagaaagagccattctgcctcacaaagagcctttagaaaagatcaacttgggttctgaagaagacaaaaaagaagtgaccattggatcgctgcttgatgctgatgtcaagagtaagttgacaggccttctcaaagaatatgttgacgtgtttgcctggtcctaccaagacatgcctgggttggataccaatattgttcagcattacttgccattgaagccagaatgtccgccagttaagcagaaattacgaaggactcaccctgatatggctaacaagatcaaagtggaagttcaaaagcaactcgacgcaggttttcttgtcacctcagagtatcctcaatggttggccaacatagtgccagttccgaagaaagatggcaaagtcagaatgtgtgttgactaccgtgacttgaacaaagccagtccaaaagatgattttccattaccacatattgacatgctggttgataacaccgctaagttcaacgtcttttctttcatggacgggttctctggttataatcagatcaagatggctcctaaagacatggagaagacatctttcatcaccccatggggtaccttttgctacaaagtgatgccgtttggattgaagaatgcaggcgcaacttaccaaagggcaatgactactctctttcatgacatgatgcgtaaagaaattgaagtttatgtggacgacatgatagccaagtccagcacagaagaagaacatattgaataccttttgaagttgtttcaacgactaaggaaatatcagcttcgcttgaatcctaacaaatgtacttttggggttagatctggaaaactcttgggtttcattgtcagccaaagaggtattgaagtagatcccgacaaagtcagagctattcaagagatgcctgcaccaaaaacagaaaagcaagtaagaggatttctcggacgattgaactatatctccagatttatctctcaaatgactgctacttgtgggccaattttcaagcttctccgcaaagatcaaggggttgtatggactgaagattgccagaaagcgttcgacagtatcaaggagtacctgttagaaccaccaatattgattcctccagttgaaggaagaccattaatcatgtaccttactgtgttggaagaatccatgggttgtatgcttggacagcaagatgaaaccggtaagaaggagcatgccatctattacttgagtaagaaattcacagactgtgagtctcgttactccatgctcgaaaaaacatgttgtgctttggcttgggcttcaaaacgtctccgccaatacatgatcaacaatactacttggttaatctccaaaatggatccgatcaagtatgtctttgaaaagcctgccttaacaggaaggattgcccgatggcaaatgctgttatctgagtatgacattgagtaccgtgctcaaaaagcggtcaaaggaagcattctcgccgatcacttggcgcatcagccaatcaatgaatatcaatctctcaagtttgactttcctgatgaagatgtcttgtacttgaaaatgaaagattgtgacgaaccattacccgaagaaggtcctgaccctggatcaagatggggcctaatttttgatggagcagtaaacgcttttggcaacggaattggggcaatcatcatcactcccaagggtactcatatcccgttttCCGCCAGACTActgtttgattgtaccaacaatatcgcagaatatgaagcttgtatcatgggtctcgaagaagccattgacttaaggatcaaaatcctcgacatatatggagattcagccctcgtgattaaccaaatcaaagacaagtgggaaacttaccaccctggtttgattccttacagagattatgcaagacgtctgttgactttcttcaacaaggttgaattgcatcatatacctcgagatcagaatcgaatggcagacgctttggctactctatcttccatgttcaaagtcagtcactggaatgatgtgcctaaagtcagaatcacgcgccttgaaaggcccgcctatgtgtttgcaaccgaagcagtcatcgatgataaaccgtggttccacgacatcaaacgcttccttcaaactcaagagtaccctcttggggcatcaaacaaagataagaaaactctaaggagactttctggcagtttcttcctgaacggagatgtgctatacaaaagaaacttcgacatggttttgctcagatgcgtagacagacacgaagcagacatgttaatgcatgaagtgcatgaagggtcctttggaactcattcaaacgggcatgcaatgtccaagaaaatgttaagagcaggttactattggttgacaatggaatctgattgttataaacacgtgaagagatgtcacaagtgccagatctacgcagataagatccatgtgccaccgactctactcaacgttctctcatctccgtggcctttctccatgtggggtattgacatgattggaatgatcgaaccaaaagcttcaaacggtcatcgtttcatcttggtagctattgattacttcaccaaatgggtcgaagcagcatcttacgccaatgttacaagacaagtggttgtgaggtttatcaagaataacatcatttgccgatatggtgttcccagcaagatcattactgacaatggttcaaacttgaacaataaaatgatgaaagaattgtgtgaggaattcaagattgagcatcataactcttctccttatagaccaaaaatgaacggcgccgtcgaagccgccaacaagaacattaagaagatcatccagaaaatggtcgtcacttacaaagactggcatgaaatgctgccatttgctttacatgggtaccgtacttcagtgcgtacttcaacaggggcaactccattttctctagtatacggcatggaagctgtgctccccgtagaagttgaaataccatcaatgagagttctcatggagactaagttatcagaggctgaatggtgtcaaagcagatacgatcagttgaacttaatcgaagaaaaacgtatgactgctctatgccatggacagttataccaagcaaggatgaaacaagccttcaacaaaaaggttcgacctcgtgaatttcaagaaggcgacctcgtgcttaaaaagatcttgtcttttcaaccagattctaggggcaaatggtctcctaattacgaaggcccgtatgttgtcaaaagaacattttctggcggcgccatgacacttgcgaccatggatggtgatgaactcccatatcctgtgaatgctgatgcagtcaagaaatactttgtctaaaaaattacaaaagaacagctcggtaagtcgaaaacccgcaaagggcgacttaggcaaaaatgagcgtctcggtggactgaaaacccgaaagggcggtccaggcaaaaattagagacaataaacagaaaaaattcatcctggtagattgaaaacctgaaagggcaatctaggcaaaaattagggattcatgacaaagtaactgcatcagtccgtacttcgtcacctgaagagtctgtacttcatcaaaggatcttcgatcaaatcatcgccaatctgaagcgacaagcacagttggaactcaaagttgttaggggatagtggttattgctttcaatgtagccttttccgcataaattaccatttccaacttttgtaaatactccatggaatcacgcctttagctgattaccatcctattaaataaatttgagccttgtgcccatttgtttgcaatctttaatttctttcagcttgcaaaatgacgctttaattgtgttattcacttttgaaacaaaaaaagaaaaaataagttttaaatgaatttacttcacttttctttttcaaaataaaagcgaaattttcctttgagttgtgaacaacggaaggaacatcagcagtcgtctccataggatgaacaaaaggattctccctgaaaaattgttgagacaacggtattcttgtcccagaaaagaattcttgaagcaattatccccagtaaagaagctcttctatccccagtgaagaaggtcttttatccccagtgacgaagattttccatctccagtgaaaaggttcttccacctcaataagaaaagatgcttatcttccccagagaagtttaaaacatgcagcacaTTCATtccccgtgttatctacaccgtgttgaagaacatttgccaagtatctggttgtattgcgacgtcggtccctctccagtatacgctcttttgtctgtcagtattgtcagcatgcatgctacattcatgacattcatcattcatacatatttgcatcatttatgcattcttgcatttttcaatgttgcaTCAtattcacttgtttaggatatatctatcccaaaaaaaagaaaaaaagaagaaagaaaaaaaagaagaagaaaaaaagaaaaaaaagaaacagatatgggcgtgtcatctctccaagtaggttgtcacccataagcagaaagaatacCTTTTGTTTCTCCagctccccactgagatcattcctcgtggaagaaggttgctttagtttctcctctcaaaataaaggagaaaaatccccattcgagttcattcctcatgggtacaaagtcttgtttgactatttctttccaattaattcttggttagaaccttgtctttaccaaatattcaaattccgattcctcaaacagagtcgtgaaaaatagacaataagcaatagcctcatcatctgagcagcttatgtctcttccaaaagattttttcctctctaggaaatcaatcatgaagaccattggaccatcagggccttattactgttcacaaggctgaatatccagtaattcccctagcaaagtctccagaatcattttatcacttggctgataattgatcatgtcttcaaaaccactatcacgaggctggtagtcggtaatccttttgttctggttatattattcaacatgtctatcacaaggctgatagtcggtaatattaaccaaacctttgaaactctttttaccttgtcaagtctatcaccatgctgatagtcggtaatatagtttcatacctttcaccttcgcattattaaacaagtctatccccatgctgatagtcgataatgtcgataggtaagcttttcttacaaagctgtcattcccaggcgaagcatacacttgctttcccgaaaaaacggattctcttcctaaaacggattgagatatccttcccaatctcttttccccagcggagtcagttcttgatattccctcggtaaagatatccttgcatcattcgcaattttggtatcttaggtccaaaattcgcgtcttctggtatttaagtctcttccaccctatcaaaacgaagattttcaatcttcatgtctcaggttgaagaaacttaaataggggcatctgtcataccccaatttttgacctaagataccacctcatatcattgcatatgcatcatttgcatctctaacaaattgcatagcttgtgtttgctacttgtgactcagcagggtttaatcaagaagtcactcatcagtacaagtaacaatcaattagggttttgttctcccttcatctcaaatgaatcatcttcatcaataatcaacatctggtcctcagagattcatttcagcaagctcaaaggctctgaatcgaccaaactagggttttgactgaagacagtatactcctgacttttgctcaggatttgatctaatgacttgggacatgacctcaagaccccaagtatatcattttgacctaatccattggctcaagacatctcctacacaaggattgatcaacagtgaaatttcaaatcatcagattagggtttttgaactatcagggactgaaatcagggatcacatttgggaaaccctaaaaatccccaggaagtcaatcaaaggtttcaatcatcctcaaataatccctatgacaatatccaatggagattacatctcaattcaagatccacagtcatcaatttcatctggtcgacaattagggtttttgacctaattcactgaataactgactttttaatcaggacatggtatcacaactcaaaccatggctcaatatcctctaatgcttcaatatgatccattcataccattcatatggtgaggatagcctgtttcatttgaaatctccagaaacgcgattcgtctgaaaaagtcaactgtacaagaacacctttgacttttgggaattttggtcaaccatgacttttgaagttttgaatcatcaatatatgatatgagaagtcatttgatcaagaaaaatcaagaaaatcaatcaagaatcaaaaagtcaaaagtttgactttcatacttagaaaaatttctaagtgtttttcaatggttttttccaaactttgaaagggaataactcaaaatttcacctacaaactgaaaaaaacttccaacatgaaagttgtagattttgatccaatgaacaactttgtcacatataattttttttcataagatcaaccatttaagagatatggagcttcaaagttggtatcttatgaaaatttcacttaaaacttcattttcttcaaagttcatggaactttttcacccatttccttaaaggtcttgaagaaactttcaactagggttttgaagtgtgtaacatgagctttccaaaatgtccaagagcatgaaaaaatatggagtgtagctatggttttgaattatgcatttagtgatcattttcacttgaattttcaccatttttcactaagtttcaagactacatgacctataatccaagcaatgatgcaaagaggcaataattgaagatattttctctgatttgagatcagaatggaagaggataagaagcttgagttttaaccatggtttggtcacttttaaccatttgcatttaatgtgaaagattccattttatctcttaagccaaatcatcatttctttgatcaacttgcaaagctcttcattcagaatccttggcctataaatagatgttcaaatcactcttcaaatcacaccaaaacctcacaattataggttttctctcttctttcttgaattacaagtcatgtgtttcaaagtgaggtagaaaactcaacctccaaaccttgcaagttctgaacaaagtgatgcttcccacaacttctaaatgtcaaatgtgatgtgtttgaatcactcatacacccaaaaacacctcaaatctcagaatcactacctcacttccataattgcatatattgaaccttatcatgccaaaatccataccaagccatatctgtccaaactaacactcctaacaccatccatatacttcatatgaatgatccaaacactcaccagcaatctgaaacacctccatcttcaaattcgattcatacttgaagcaactgcagttcgggtgccatggccatgctcagatgaattcagcttgttccagacatccagacaccttccataatcatcattgaagctatccagattgatacaaagcatctgtaacacttatattgaagaatcaaatctccagtttggccgtttttgaaggtaagtcacttgaacttcaaactctatcatacacgcatcataaaggaaaaactgccatgccatcttgtttctgcatatgtatggatcattaaccctcaatcaattgcaacttatcatgcacacacacgatttcagattgaaactcaaaattagggttcttcgtgttcatcagaaaattgatagccttagagataaaataaatgcaattaaatgataccatcatgttcctggtgaaaaatcgagcaagataggctattcactcgatccaaacaattcagttttcagaattttcaaatttgaattgggtatgtgttcttggcgccagattttgaaactgaaattagaaattgattcaaaaatataattgattcgttgcaaatactaaacagaccacgcgcgtggtccagttggtcatgtttttgagtggtgagcgtgaggttgtgggttcaaacccttgtggagacaaaaccaattttttagtccctattttctttgattttcttcacaacttcaattaattatttaactaaccaaattaactcattttttattcattttttgcatacctctcacttaatatatatattttaagaatatcaaaaaaaatcatcaaaaaatatttatttgatacattttttaatagttttaaaatgacttgtttttaagtaattttaatacttttaaatattatttttcatttgattttcaaagttaatcatttgtaaatactttttgaagcaaaccctaatcatctaaatgttaattgaagacaatctttttgtttatct from Vicia villosa cultivar HV-30 ecotype Madison, WI linkage group LG4, Vvil1.0, whole genome shotgun sequence encodes the following:
- the LOC131597870 gene encoding uncharacterized protein LOC131597870; the protein is VVWTEDCQKAFDSIKEYLLEPPILIPPVEGRPLIMYLTVLEESMGCMLGQQDETGKKEHAIYYLSKKFTDCESRYSMLEKTCCALAWASKRLRQYMINNTTWLISKMDPIKYVFEKPALTGRIARWQMLLSEYDIEYRAQKAVKGSILADHLAHQPINEYQSLKFDFPDEDVLYLKMKDCDEPLPEEGPDPGSRWGLIFDGAVNAFGNGIGAIIITPKGTHIPFSARLLFDCTNNIAEYEACIMGLEEAIDLRIKILDIYGDSALVINQIKDKWETYHPGLIPYRDYARRLLTFFNKVELHHIPRDQNRMADALATLSSMFKVSHWNDVPKVRITRLERPAYVFATEAVIDDKPWFHDIKRFLQTQEYPLGASNKDKKTLRRLSGSFFLNGDVLYKRNFDMVLLRCVDRHEEKSHGYAPGFFLNFKET